The following are from one region of the Chloracidobacterium sp. genome:
- a CDS encoding MFS transporter — protein sequence MPESEKISKFRFWRRYKGLPPTVFALSLVSFLNDTSSEIIYPLLPAFLFLTLGATPFAIGLIEGLAESVASILKLFSGYLSDRFGRRKLPVFLGYSLAAVVRPMLAFVTSWPQVLVVRMSDRIGKGIRGAPRDALLAADVPEDKRGLAFGFNRAADHLGAVVGPIVAFLLLTYLAVDPENPTAMEYQRVFLFASVPVALGLFVIVFFVHEERKPIENVDTNPIKFSLREFDPNFKRFLLIVALFTLSNSTDAFLLLRAEQAGIAPAMLPLLWMVLHFSKVFSSLIGGELSDKFGRKTLIVSGWVVYAAVYGGFAFVDSAWQAWVLFIIYGAYFGLTEGVEKAMVADLVKDEKRGTGYGFYNLAYGITVFPASLLFGFLWYRFGPETAFLISASISIVAAGFLLTVKGNNDE from the coding sequence ATGCCAGAATCCGAAAAAATCTCAAAGTTTCGCTTCTGGCGTAGGTACAAGGGACTTCCGCCTACAGTTTTCGCGCTCAGTCTTGTCAGTTTTTTGAACGACACATCGAGCGAGATAATCTACCCGCTCTTGCCTGCCTTTCTGTTTCTTACGCTAGGGGCAACTCCGTTTGCGATCGGCTTGATCGAGGGATTGGCCGAATCGGTCGCGAGTATTCTAAAACTTTTTTCGGGTTATCTTAGCGATCGGTTCGGACGCCGAAAGCTGCCTGTATTTCTGGGATACTCGTTGGCCGCGGTAGTCCGGCCGATGCTCGCTTTCGTTACCAGCTGGCCGCAGGTCCTGGTCGTAAGGATGTCTGACCGCATCGGGAAAGGCATTCGAGGAGCGCCACGTGATGCATTGCTCGCCGCGGACGTGCCGGAGGACAAACGCGGCCTGGCGTTCGGTTTTAATCGGGCTGCAGACCATCTCGGTGCGGTCGTCGGGCCGATCGTCGCCTTCCTGCTGCTGACGTATCTGGCCGTCGACCCGGAAAATCCGACCGCGATGGAATATCAGCGGGTGTTTTTATTCGCATCAGTTCCGGTGGCATTAGGCCTTTTTGTGATCGTATTTTTCGTCCACGAGGAGCGAAAACCGATCGAGAACGTCGACACGAATCCGATAAAGTTCTCGCTTCGGGAGTTTGACCCGAACTTCAAACGGTTTTTACTGATCGTTGCCCTTTTCACCCTTTCAAATTCGACCGATGCGTTTTTGCTGCTCCGTGCAGAGCAAGCCGGCATCGCGCCGGCAATGCTGCCTCTGCTTTGGATGGTGCTCCATTTCAGCAAGGTATTCAGTTCTTTGATCGGGGGCGAACTTTCGGACAAGTTTGGGCGAAAGACGCTGATCGTAAGCGGATGGGTCGTCTACGCTGCGGTATACGGTGGGTTCGCATTCGTTGATTCCGCATGGCAGGCGTGGGTCTTGTTCATCATTTACGGCGCGTATTTCGGGCTGACCGAAGGCGTTGAAAAGGCGATGGTCGCCGACCTCGTAAAGGACGAGAAACGCGGCACGGGCTATGGTTTCTATAATCTCGCCTACGGCATCACGGTCTTTCCGGCATCCTTGCTTTTCGGATTTTTATGGTACCGATTCGGGCCCGAAACAGCGTTCCTGATCAGCGCATCGATCTCGATCGTGGCCGCGGGCTTTTTACTGACCGTAAAGGGGAACAATGACGAATAA
- a CDS encoding M48 family metalloprotease, with protein MKRTHFRTRFIAIMALWAIAATPLTAIAQTRVSMPKNKYKIEEDVDLGRKTAVQVEQQFPILDDQLASDYVERVGARLVANIPSQFRIPAFDYGFKVVNASDINAFALPGGPMYVNRGMIQAARNEGEMAGVMAHEISHIALRHGTAQATKQGSLGSQLGTIGLILGGAILGGQTGAQLGALTAQAWMTKYSREYETQADILGSQIMASAGYDPSDLANMFQTIAQQGGGRAPEWLSSHPDPGNRFQKINAEARLLNVSPTPIKITRDFQRVQERLRAMPPARTMAEIQKSNPSGGESGTNPMSGGRYSNSVPAPSTRVRAYSSGDWIRMNVPSNWQEFPTQSDVTFAPQGAFGNQGITHGVMIGVYRGQNGSLSQDTQTFVNGLLQSNTYLRRQTGFQSARFAGRQGQAITLTGQSPVNRRNESVRVYTAKLRNGDLFYFIAVAPQNELTRYDSAFQNALNSIRLNDYSM; from the coding sequence ATGAAACGCACACATTTTCGAACCAGGTTCATAGCCATTATGGCACTTTGGGCCATTGCGGCTACGCCGCTGACGGCGATCGCCCAGACGCGCGTATCAATGCCGAAGAACAAGTATAAGATCGAAGAGGATGTCGATCTTGGCAGGAAGACCGCGGTACAGGTTGAGCAGCAATTCCCGATCCTGGACGACCAACTCGCCTCCGATTATGTCGAACGGGTCGGCGCCAGGCTTGTTGCGAACATACCTTCGCAGTTCCGGATACCTGCTTTCGATTACGGATTCAAGGTCGTCAATGCCAGTGATATCAACGCCTTTGCATTGCCCGGCGGCCCAATGTACGTAAATCGCGGGATGATACAGGCCGCTCGTAACGAAGGCGAGATGGCTGGCGTGATGGCCCATGAGATAAGCCATATCGCGCTCCGGCACGGAACCGCACAGGCAACCAAACAAGGCAGCCTCGGCAGCCAGCTCGGCACGATCGGATTGATCCTCGGCGGTGCGATCCTTGGCGGGCAGACCGGCGCCCAGCTGGGAGCCCTGACCGCACAGGCCTGGATGACGAAGTACAGCCGCGAGTACGAAACTCAGGCCGATATACTCGGTTCGCAGATAATGGCAAGTGCGGGTTATGACCCAAGCGATCTGGCAAATATGTTCCAGACGATCGCTCAACAGGGCGGCGGCCGCGCACCTGAATGGCTGAGCAGCCACCCCGATCCGGGCAATCGTTTTCAGAAGATAAACGCCGAAGCGCGTTTGTTGAATGTCTCGCCGACACCGATCAAGATCACCCGCGATTTCCAGCGGGTTCAGGAAAGGCTAAGGGCAATGCCTCCCGCACGCACAATGGCCGAGATCCAGAAATCGAATCCGAGCGGGGGCGAATCGGGGACGAATCCAATGTCGGGCGGAAGATATTCTAATTCGGTTCCGGCACCTTCAACGAGGGTCCGGGCATACTCAAGCGGCGATTGGATACGAATGAATGTCCCGAGCAACTGGCAGGAATTCCCTACCCAAAGCGATGTGACGTTTGCTCCCCAGGGAGCATTTGGAAACCAGGGGATCACACACGGCGTCATGATCGGCGTTTACCGCGGACAGAACGGGAGTCTGTCGCAGGATACACAGACCTTTGTCAACGGGCTGCTGCAAAGCAATACTTACCTTCGCCGGCAAACCGGTTTCCAAAGCGCGCGTTTTGCGGGGCGTCAAGGCCAGGCGATTACTTTGACCGGTCAATCGCCCGTCAATCGTCGCAATGAGTCGGTCAGGGTCTATACAGCGAAACTGAGAAACGGCGACCTCTTCTACTTTATCGCCGTGGCTCCGCAAAATGAGCTGACCCGATACGATAGTGCGTTTCAAAATGCTCTAAATTCCATCAGGCTCAACGACTATTCGATGTAG
- the pstS gene encoding phosphate ABC transporter substrate-binding protein PstS — MQIIEKTRILFYTFIFLVVAIGVSCSGQKLGDSNSSGTSGTIRVAGTGSTFVKPMMDKWGSEFGKLNPTINIDYSSTGSGAGIKGIQNQTVDFGGTDAAMSDDELKQAAGGEIVHIPVVLGAVVLTYNLAELKEPLKLTPELISDIYLGKIRKWDDERIKKENPNAALPANDITPVFRADGSGTSDIFTDYLSKTVPEWKEKVGRTKNPQLPQGIGIGGKGNEGVMGQVKNTPNTIGYVELTFAKANNLPAALIRNKAGNFVEAGSSTVSNAAAGMADKMPDDLRFEITNAEGADSYPISGIVFMLVYRDQKDARKGKALADFLWWAINDGKQYVVDLHYAPIPPKLVEKAGAKIDLLSNGGKSLRKQ; from the coding sequence ATGCAAATTATTGAGAAAACAAGAATTCTATTCTATACATTTATTTTTTTGGTCGTAGCGATCGGGGTGAGCTGCAGCGGCCAGAAACTTGGCGATTCCAACAGCAGCGGAACGAGCGGGACGATACGGGTTGCGGGCACCGGATCGACCTTTGTTAAACCGATGATGGATAAATGGGGTAGCGAGTTTGGCAAGCTTAACCCGACCATAAATATCGATTACAGCTCGACCGGATCGGGAGCGGGCATCAAGGGTATTCAGAACCAGACCGTAGATTTCGGCGGCACCGATGCCGCGATGTCAGATGACGAACTCAAGCAGGCAGCCGGCGGCGAGATCGTACATATCCCGGTCGTCCTCGGTGCGGTCGTGCTGACGTACAATCTTGCGGAACTGAAAGAGCCCCTCAAACTGACGCCTGAACTGATCTCAGATATATATCTAGGCAAGATCCGTAAGTGGGACGATGAACGCATAAAGAAAGAAAACCCAAACGCAGCGCTTCCGGCCAATGACATCACGCCGGTTTTCCGTGCCGACGGCAGCGGCACCTCCGATATATTTACAGACTACCTTTCGAAGACCGTCCCGGAATGGAAAGAAAAGGTCGGCCGGACGAAGAATCCGCAGCTGCCGCAGGGCATCGGTATCGGCGGCAAAGGAAATGAGGGTGTGATGGGACAGGTCAAGAACACCCCGAACACGATCGGTTACGTCGAACTTACCTTTGCAAAAGCAAATAATCTGCCGGCGGCTTTGATAAGGAATAAGGCCGGCAACTTTGTCGAGGCAGGCAGTTCGACGGTGTCGAACGCAGCTGCAGGCATGGCCGACAAGATGCCGGATGATCTCAGGTTCGAGATAACTAATGCAGAAGGGGCCGACTCGTATCCGATCTCGGGGATCGTTTTCATGCTTGTCTATCGTGATCAGAAAGATGCCCGAAAAGGTAAGGCGCTTGCTGACTTCCTTTGGTGGGCGATCAATGACGGCAAGCAGTATGTCGTGGATCTCCACTATGCTCCGATCCCGCCAAAGCTTGTCGAAAAGGCGGGTGCCAAGATCGATCTTCTATCAAACGGAGGGAAATCGCTGCGTAAGCAGTAA